The nucleotide window gtgtactggattgcagccttttgtTACGTAACGCCCGTAACAGCACTACTACGGCGACCTTTCCTTCAGTTGTCGAGATGCGGTCTCCATCCTACCTCTGCCGTACGGTAGACCCTGCGGCTCGCGGGGCAACCGCTTTGCTGGGGGAGCGGCTGGAGGCGCCCACACTAGTACCGCTGGGATTCGGGCCTGGCTGAAAAGTAAAAAGCGGAAGAAAATAAGCGGAAAATTAGCCATCCCTCCTCTCTTAGAACAGGCCACAACCTTACCAGCCACAACCTTACCAACCACTCTCTCACCATGGCAAACGTTATCAGTCCGTCTCTCGCGCTCGAGACACCAAACGGCCACAGCCCACAAGGATGCTCGCCGCCGCCTTCTCACCAGGTAAAGAGAGGGCCTCGTTCCTTTCGACCAGAGTAAGGACCCCCGCTACGGCTGCCTATCTCAGTGCCTGACTCAAATTCCTTCGTTTCACAGACAAAGAAACTAACTGAACGGACACCACCTTTTCGCTTAAGCAGAACTGATAACTCGGATTCTCGTCTCCTAATCTAATCGCTGTTGACCGTATTGTGGAAACGTGGCAGGGAACAGGCAGTACGTTAACCACTCTAACAGAAGAAACTAGCTACGGCTGATGTGGCAGTTTGAGTGATACGGGCATGCGTAGTAAAGCAGTGCCACGTGGTGCGGAAGTTTAGTGTAATCAGCAGCATGACGGCTGCCGGTGCTAAACTTGCTGAGAGCGAGCAGCGAAGGGGTCCGTCCGTTTTCTTTCTGCACCCAGATCTCGGCATCGGTGGTGCAGAGCGCCTTGTAGTAGACGCGGCTCTAGCACTCCGCACGCGGGGATGTCGTGTGCAGATTTGGACGCCACGCTACGACCCCACACGCTGCTTCTCGGAGACGCGGCAGCTGGATGTGCGGACGGCGGGCACCTGGCTGCCGCGGAGCATCCTGGGAAAAGGCCACGCGCTCTGCGCTACCCTACGCATGTTGTGGCTGGCGCTGTACCTGCTGCTGCTCAGCGGGGAGGAGTTCGACGTCTTTATTTGTGACCAGGTGTGGTCTGGCTTTCCTTCCATGTGGTTTgcactgtgggaattgtagtccaaagcatctggagtaCACCAGATGCTTTGAAGAAGGCTGGTCTAGAACTTTAGGACTTTTTTCTGGTGCCGCTACTGCTAGGCCATGAGAAGATAACGTTAGGAACAATACCTCGATAGCTTGCGGGTGTTATGTACATCCTGTTGAGTTTTtgctgcacttttttaaaaagcaccaagTAAGTAGGCTAAGTGTTACAGACTATGTGCGCATCAAAtttcaagcacacacacacaccccccgaATCCGTGCAGTTTACCCTCAGAGCTGTGGTTCCCAACATCCTtgacaatctacacttcccaggattgttggtGGGGAAAAACATGCTGTtgatatactttaaatgtatggtatgtatgccgCTTTTATCACTttggcctagttctcactgagatgGTAAATCTCTTTCGGCTGCCTCATTTTGGACTGCTGTATGTTCAaggaatgttttctttttaaaagttttaagagTATTCCTTCTCGTGAGTCCTTGTCTGCAGACTAAAGTGGTATAGCTCAATCATAGATGTACCACCAATGAGAGCTATGACTGTTTCCAGGGATTAACTTGTAACATGGCTTTGTGCCTGGTTGCATTTAAAGGCACAGCTTTGCTACTTCATTGAGAACTAGGCAAAAGTGATGATGAAGAATGTTGCTTGCTTAATTTCTGGGTGTCCAAGACTGCTGTTATTAGCAGAATGAAAAAATTTAGTTTACGCTCATTTACTTGGACTTGTTGCTTGGGGCAGAGCTAAACAAAAGTAAACAAATCTGGTGAAACTGCAGCTAACAGGTAAACACAGAATAAGTGTTTGTTTATGGACATATATTGTAGAGGAGTTTTCAGTTCAACCCAGACATGTTTTATGTAATCCATACAAATTGGTCCAGCTCAGAATCACTGTCGGGATTTCACCCATTAACAGTTAAGTCAACCTAAATGTAACCTGGTTCTCTGAGCTTTGGAATTGACAGTGTTTTAATGACTGGACATTGTTATGGCCCCACAATAAATACTATTGTATTTCTTTCAATTCACTGCTAGTAGAGCAGTAGGAATGATGAGAATAACAgcttttcagcattctgttcctGATGCATCCAGGGCTACATATTGTTGTGAAATAGTAATGCTTCAGCAATCTGTTGAAAGCCCAGTTGTAATTGTGGTTTCACACCATATTTAACCTATATCATGTTTTAACATTCCATGGTGACCGTCTCCATGGCAAAATTACCAGGAATGTTTTcttgggagtaaataccattcagTGTAACGGGATCTTCTCCCTGGAAAGTGTGCTGGGTTctttggctttaaaaaaattaaacctgCAGTATTGCAGCAAATAAAATGAAGGGGAGAAATCTGCTTCTTCCCCTGTTAGGCAGGGTGTGTGCGCTCATGCGCATATAGGTAGAGCTCTTTCCATGGCATGGAGATACTCTAGCTGTGAGTGCTACAATGCAGACAGCTGTCAAGCTCTAGGGTGAAGGAGCTTCTTGCTTTCTACCACCCAAGACAGAAGTTATACCCTGAATTTCCCCAAGGGTCCCCAGTCACTAGCAGCCCATCCATTCCTTTCCAAGACAGCGGAATGAAAGCACCTAAAATGTTGCACACACACTGAGCCAGGGTGGCAGGCCACTTGCATCCAGCTCTGTCTTCCTTCAGCTGCAGCAGCGAGTTATAGCAAAGTTACATTTTTCTGTCatctgagaaaaaaattaaaagaaatactGGATGAACTCTCATTATGCCATGGGTTGGTAACATCATATGACCTCTCCATAAAAACTAATGAACAAAAGATAGAAATTCTCAATTaagtagccagtgtagatctggCCAAGAGAGCATTCATTTGGATAGTTCAAGTAAAGTGTAGCTAAATGTAACAATTGGGCAGGCATTAAATTATAGGCACTGCTATTCTATATAGCAGCTTTCTTTTCATAGGTTCATGTTTTTTTCCCCAGGTGTCCGCATGCATTCCAGTTCTCCGTCTAGCCCGCACCCATAAaaagattttattttactgtCACTTCCCTGATCAGCTTTTAACTGAGAGAGAATCGTTTATTAAACGTATCTACAGAGCTCCACTGGACTGGTTGGAAGAGTATACTACTGGCATGGCTGACTGTATTCTTGTCAACAGTTGTTTCACAGCAAACATTTTCAAAGAAACCTTCAAATCCTTATCTCATATAAATCCAGATGTCCTGTACCCTTCGTTGAATGTCAGTATGTTTGATACCGTTATTCCTGAAGATGTAGCTAACATAGTTCCCAACAGGAAGAGATTCTTGTTTCTTTCCATCAATAGgtatgaaaggaagaaaaatctaaTATTGGCTTTGAAAGCTTTACATGATCTTCGTGGTAAACTTGACGCTTGGGAGTGGAAGGAAGTTCATTTGGTTTTGGCTGGTGGTTACGATGAAGCAGTTCAAGAAAATGTGGAACATTATGGAGAACTGAAAGCTGTTGCTACCAAGCTTGCTATTGATGACCAGATCACATTCCTGAGATCTTTCTCTGATGCACAGAAGATAGCTCTTCTGAGTAACTGCATGTGTGTGCTGTATACACCAAGTAACGAACACTTTGGCATCGTTCCTTTAGAGGCTATGTACATGAGATGTCCAGTCATTGCAGTAAATTCAGGGGGACCTTTGGAATCAGTTGTAAACAATGAGACAGGTTTCTTGTGTGATCCTCTTCCAGCCACGTTTTCAGAAGCCATGGAGAAATTTGTGAAAGACCCAGCTTTAAAAAAGACAATGGGAGCTGCTGGGAGAACTAGAGTTCTAGAAAAGTTTTCATCCAAAGCATTCACTGAAAAGCTGTATCAATACGTTCATAGCTTAGCACAACAAAACAAAGCTCCGTTATGTGGCATTGCCTTGTAATGTTTGGTTTTACATTATGCCAATCAACTAAAATATTGTTAATGTACCAAACATTTATATGTGAATCCTCTGACTTTCtgtctttaatttctttttccctTTAAGAGTGTCTCTGGCATATGATAGAATGCTTTAATATTGAACTTGTCTCATGCTTTTGATACTTTGTCTTGTACTATTTGCTGCAAAATAATTGAATATTGATTATTAAAGTGTCAAGTTTATCTGTGTTGTTGTTTATCACAACTTGAGGCTAGTCTTGAAAGTAATATGATAAAGACTGTTGCTGGACCTCAGTGATGTTGAATGGAAGAATCAATAGGAGTCCATGACATGATTACTGAGGTGGCTCCAAGAGTTTCAGATAAGTGAGCCAAGTCCCATTGTATATGGAAAACAAAAGACAATCTGATACAGGTGGAAATTCATTTTGTGGCCCCTATGCTAATCAGAGCTTAATTATGAAGCAGTGCTTTCTCTATTGTGTCTCCTCAAAAACAAGACTGTGTGTGCAAATTATCCCAAATCCTTTTACCTCCACAATCATAGCAATTCCAGATATCCCAAATCAAGGGCTTTCATTGTGTTCCTAGAAAATATAACGCTTCCTAGAAGATCACATGAGGTTTCTCAATGACAGATGTAGCTTTTCTGCCATTACAGATCTTCCACTGGAATATGCATCATCACAAAAGTATTGGATATGTGCTAGACCTTACAGATTGCCCATGTTGACTGTACCCCCAAATCTTCTGCAATGCACAGGAATCCCTTAACAAATTTCAGGGTAGGAAATTTGAAAACTGCTGCCCAGAGAAAGAAGGGAAAATACCAATAGGTGAAAATGAGCTTTTTCCTGAAGGTTTCAGAGGGTTTATTATAAATAGCCCTGAGAAATGTAAAAACCACTGAGAATTCTTCATTCCAATGTACAATGGTAGAAAAATAGACCAATGAGAATTTCCAGGGGTGTACCACCTACCTGAGTTCGGTTCCCTTTGGAAGGAGGCCACTGATGGCCTAtggtgttttgtaatatttgagtTTATTTGCAAATCCTGTATGGCTGAGCATATAGGAGGTAGCACAGATTAAATACTGTAATCAACTGGCCCACTTCATATCTCTAGTGTGCTTAAGGTGACTCATTTCAGTGTATATAAGTGCAACAAGACCTATGTCTGATTGATACCACAGTCCTTAAATAATCCTCTCCCACATATATTTGTAAAATACAATTGTATCCTTTCAGTTCTTCCTGTCCCTTTCAAGAAAGCACTCTAAGGCTGCAAGCGTATGCATGCTTACCTGAGAGTTTCTTGTAAATACACATGCATAACATTGTTctgcaaattgttttaatttggttACATAAAACATTCTCTATTCCTGTGATCATTTCATTTGCTCTTCCTTGCAGTTGATCCAATTTGAAGTCATCCAATGTTCCTTAGATGCAATAATTATCTCTATTTGTGACGTTCATGTGAAAGCTGCTTATGTAgctatgcagaagtacaaaacaatATTTTGGACAAAACGCCATAACAGCCCCATGAGTACTCACTGAAGAGGATGGAAAAATGTGGGGTGGGGTGAATAGAGTGGCAAGAATCCTGAAcagggagcactccacactgcaacattttgttgtagtccCACTAGTTATAACATGAATACTTCCCCATCTGAATCTGAAATATCCTGTTTGAATAATTTGCAGGGTTACAAGTTTTAAGCAGCGGATTCATAAATAAAAGCACTCGTTTCTTAATTGgttgggttttgttttaataagacaATTTTGAATTGGTGAAGGTTGCAAGTTTTCAAGACACACTTGTTTATTTTTGAAGGTTATTTGGTTCTGAGGTATTAGTTATGAAATAAAGACAGCCTTTCTAATAATGAGTGGTAAATCTTGTTTATTAAATTATAATTTATCTTTTATTTCCGTATCTCAAAAACATTGGGAATTTAGGTAACATATACATTCATTTCAATTACACGTATTACTTAATCAGTTAAAAGACAATAATTGAtcaattaaatgtttttaatcaggTGACTGCTCTAAAAACAATATACAGTGTACAGTTGGTGTGCAGCTATAACAGAAGGCACTACAGTGATTTTTTTTAGTCCCTGCTCTGTTTACTATCATTTCCTGTCACAATAGCAGCTGTTATTATTTGTCTTTTAGACTTGCATTCATAGAATGCTTTGATAACCatccgtgtgtgtatgtgtgtgtgttaaatagaCTTTTGCAGTGCAAATTGAAGTTTTAAAAGCCTCAGAAAATGAATAAAGAGTAGCCAACATGCCCATGTGTATAGATTTATCCTATTTGAGGTGGAGgttatttttcaaaatgcaaaatttTTGCCAATTGTGTTAACTAGAAGAGAAGGAGAGGGCTGTATTAAATTCTTACATAAATTGTCACTGAATTGACAAAAGAAACGAGGCTTTGGAAGATGATCTGATTAGTGTCAGTGGAAAGTGCTAGAACTCAATCTCTGGCGAATGTCCAGTAGCCATCATTGAATAATCATCACCTCATCATTCAGCCTCCTCAACTGACATGCAAAACATCCCAATATTCATTGCACATCTGTGCTAGACAGATTACATATTAGCAATTCAAATCAACCTAATGCACTGGCAGTTTTTGCAAAAGGTGTCTGATGTGGGTGGGGGGGAGTTGCCTTGTTGTCTGGGCTGGATAATAAGGGGACTATGTAATCTTGGAGAACAATCAACCCATCTTGAGAAGGTGACTGACCACATCCGCTCTTGCCCTGACAGTGCTAGAACAATGGCCCCATAATGCACTTGACTCATCTGGTAATAAAATCTACTTTTGATTAGCAGCCCTGGCTTGTGTCAATCACTATATGATACACCATTGTCCTCAGGTCCCAACACAGTTTATTTAcagggaaacaaagccctttttGGATATGGCTGCCGCCCAAAGATTACAAAATAGATTGAGCTGTCAGCCCCACACACTAGATGAAGATTAATGAGTTGTGCAGACAATAAATATGAAGCAATGACCATAAATATGCTAATAGGAATTATCCATATACAGTATAATTGGTACAAAAATTAAAACGTAGTGTGAAGGAGATGGGTCACTGGGTGACAGATAGATAATCTGGAGTGTGGAAGAGCTGTGCCTCCATTAGATTCTCTACAGGTTTATCTTCTCCAATTAAATTTTTCAAAGGACTAATTGTTTAAAAGCTGCTTGAATAATCTCTTTTTAAGCAGAGCATTATGGAGGAAAGTGTTTATTAAAAAGTGCCTTCAGCTGAAGTGttattagaatttttttaaatgttaactATCAAAAGCAGGACATAAAAAGATTAATATTTGTGATCAGCTGCCAAGTTTCATTAAGGGGTTACAATTTACTTGAATGGTACATCAATCAGAACTCCTAGAAAAACTAAAAGATGATAATAGATACACTCATGCAGGTGTTTCAACCCCTTGGGAAATATATTAAGAGTCAGAAGCTTAGCATTGTTACAGTACAACTCTGAGACAAACACCATCAATAGGAACTCATTAACCAGAAATATTGCCCTCATATTTCAGAGGAAGGGAGGATTGAGGTAGATGAGGTTTGTCTCAACCCACCTAGCAAGTTCATGGGCAAGAGGAGATTTGGACTGAGAATTTCCTGCTTATGCTCTTAGTTGCTCGCTCAAAACTGATTTCAACTAAGTGTCAAAAGACTCAGCTCCATGTTTGGTGGGAGAAAATCACAAAGTAGAAGGAAGTCACACCACTAAAACTTCGTTGCTACTACACTGAGAAAGATAATGAGAATTAGTACTTattttatgcatggcattgagaaagtggatagagaaaagttcttctccctctctcataatacaagaactcggggacattcaaagaagctgaatgttggaagattcaggacagacaaaaggaagtacttctttactcagcacataaactatggaatttgctcccacaagatgcagtaatggccaccagcttggatggctttaaaagaagattagacaaattcatggaggacagggctatcaatggctactagccatgatggctgtgctctgccaccctagtcagaggcagcatgcttctgaaaaccagttgccggaagcctcaggaggggagagtgttcttgcactcgggtcctgcttgcgggcttcccccaggcacctggttggccactgtgagaacaggatgatggactagatgggccactggcctgatccagcaggctcttcttatgtttttaggcaaatgtatttatttatttatatttatattattattatttattaattcaatttatataccgccccatagccgaagctctctgggcggtttacaacaggtaaaaaaacatctgacatacaattaaaacctcatattaagcaatttaaaaataagttaaaatatcaagaattaaaacataattacacactaaaatgcatattaaatactactaaaatgctgaaaatgcctgggaggaaggtttttatctgacgccgaaaagataataatgttggcgccaggcgtatctcttcaggaaGAAtaaggtacacacaggtgatgcagcatttggagtgacaaggatgagaccctagattggtgataggtggcttaagcacagctctcaccaacagtctgtgcaaattacgaggctggcaaaatgctataacaggaggcctgttgatggctctagcaagatgttcagagtttgccagcaatgggtagctctccctgattgctcggtgatagttaggagatgctggatggaaatctaccacaaatggaatctgttgctctctgctctttgacacctcagtatgatggaggaggttttctctggacagaaacgttttgttaatacaataaaaacctctgtttggttaaacacaattacgttcatatatatttttaggtgattaacggaatccttacagggatccagagcaagcttgagtgaagttctgtttgttgctttcaaaactgtctaatatataaacataattgtgattaacaaaacgaggtttttattgtattaacaaaatgtttcggcttccgccttcatcagctgccaacatacaaatgctgttaccaaggtggcagttatagagctttgaggatggaatgctcagacggacttcatttgcagaagctaagtacagtagggccccgcttcttggctccctgctttttggcgttccactaatatggcgccagcagggcaatcagctggaggggggctggagctccccactctccagctgatctcgccagaggagaggaagatcagctgtagagcgctacagctgatctcttcttctggcgtgatcagtgggttaggttcgacccccgtgctacagctgatctgcttttcagtggcttttgcttttgggcaggggtctggaacctaacctgctgtatgagtggggccctactgtagtggtggtactgtcttcCAGGTTCAAGCCATgtagtgccaatgtgtccagagagtatatccaaaagttctcccttttagtcaatgctgctggatctgctgacaTCTCTATcggtgttatagaaaagtccaacaggctgtgaccctcaatgttgaaatattttgcaactggttgctccactttttttgttaagattgccaatttgtggtttctgaagcatgtgcgtaggtcagttgtggtttttcccatgtattggattgcattcgatgacataagttatattgcaggacctgcaggtgatgttctgtttgatgtaatatgtcctgcctgtcctataTAAAGACATGAAGATATGGACCACCATATTAGCAGCTAGACTGCATAATATCATTATGATATGAGTATGGTgaatatggcgaccctatgaataggcttttcatggtaagttgtattcagaggtggtttaccattgccttcctctgaggctgagaggcagtgactggcccaaggtcacccagtgagcttcgtcgctgtgtggggatttgaaccctggtctcccaggtcacagtccagcaccttaaccactacaccacactggtagaTGTATTAAAATGTTAGtatattggaaaaggttcagggcACAGACGTATATCTTACTGTTGTTCAATTTGTCTGGAGGCCTTTCATGCTATCCCGGCCTACCTAGTTCTGTCTGTTGGCCTAATCGATCAGTCTGGGAGTCACTCTGAGCTTGTACTGCTACAGcagctgctataaaatgagagaggGGTTTGGGAAGGAAGGATGAGAAACCTCCAAAGCCCAGAAGAAAGAGTTGGGAACTGTCCTGTGATATTTTTCTAAATGGAGAGAACTAACAGTGAATCATCACTGTAAGAACTTAGCAGAATCAGGACTGAGTTTTGCTGAAGGGCTGAGAAGGAAGATCTTCAAGGGCAGAGAAGAACTGTAACTACTTGCTGGAGAGTTTTTGGAGCTTCTTGCTGGCTAGAACAAGCACAATCCAAGATCTATATCTCATTCTGTACTTgggatgccaggtcagaagcattccaaaccctgaaatttaaCAGGTGGgcttgagtgatgtcatggggcgggcctgagtgatgtcacagtggCGAGTCCAAGTGATCTCACAGGGGTGGGTCCAACTGATGTCACAATGGTGGGcatgagtgatgtcattaagcatgctacattaagcatcaaccacagttgtttggagcatacaattcaaacaaaaacatttatctgattggaaattaagacagaaagccaaaagtagggaacatttaatttaaccaaaacttgcttctggcaaaaagggtttaagtgccctcaggccaggccagtcaccagaaggccattgtaggaagaacactcagaagtaaagatggatgtccccaaaggcagcaattctaaaaacacttacTGAGagacccatagaactcaataggactgacttctcaatagatatggtttggattgtgatgttggtaaatcTTGACtcgggatcctctgcaaagatatccatatccaaagggcacacttaaaatgtacaggaaataatgtacatagtatgaaatcaaatacttattgggacatagtgtgaagaaatattgataaagcatgactgtcaaagatatttattatttacacaacctatgaagatatttatagtgcaatcctatgcatgtatacTTAGCAgccagtcccaatgtatttaatggggcttactcaaacagggaaatgtgcacaggactgcaacctcaagtgataaggaacgccactcacccaacccaaaattcagaatcatgcctctttaagctgttttgcaactgtttatagttgtttttatggttattggaatttaaatggctttatatcttattgtgagctgtcttggtttccagtcagcagtcctacctcacaaggctgttggaaagactcaatacacacacacacacacacacacacacacactggagatgtaaaaatacatacaccccatataatagtttattgtcaaaaccagttggtcattgcagaacattttttaaataaaatcagtattagtttcctacaaaataaaagcagtgatacctaagtaaaccctgcctaattcctTTGAAAATAGGATTGAcaggggaaagatttacaacacaaacacaattctttgctatgttcactcaaaacgcccatcaatttacagcacaatcttaatcatggctactcaaaagtaagtcctattgaaaccattagggtttattattattattattattattattattattattaactttatttataccccgccatttttccaaattggaactcacggcgtcttccagataaaaaacagatacaattaaaacctaccaaagttaaaagcatataatacataaataagtaaatatagacagatacaattaaaaaatgaactctaatttaaaatagcattaaactgtttctgataattaaaaactatacacataaaatcagaataattaaaaaatagacaagcaagaacaatataacctccttttgggcctatccttagccgccttcggaatcaaaggcttgctgaaataagaaagtttttacctgtcgacgaaaggactgcagggaagaggccattcttatctccttagggagggaattccaaagcctaggggcagccaccgtgaaggccctatctcgtatcctcactagttgtacttgtgcggatgaagatATTggtactccaggtatgtgggattagcattgc belongs to Rhineura floridana isolate rRhiFlo1 chromosome 11, rRhiFlo1.hap2, whole genome shotgun sequence and includes:
- the ALG2 gene encoding alpha-1,3/1,6-mannosyltransferase ALG2, whose protein sequence is MTAAGAKLAESEQRRGPSVFFLHPDLGIGGAERLVVDAALALRTRGCRVQIWTPRYDPTRCFSETRQLDVRTAGTWLPRSILGKGHALCATLRMLWLALYLLLLSGEEFDVFICDQVSACIPVLRLARTHKKILFYCHFPDQLLTERESFIKRIYRAPLDWLEEYTTGMADCILVNSCFTANIFKETFKSLSHINPDVLYPSLNVSMFDTVIPEDVANIVPNRKRFLFLSINRYERKKNLILALKALHDLRGKLDAWEWKEVHLVLAGGYDEAVQENVEHYGELKAVATKLAIDDQITFLRSFSDAQKIALLSNCMCVLYTPSNEHFGIVPLEAMYMRCPVIAVNSGGPLESVVNNETGFLCDPLPATFSEAMEKFVKDPALKKTMGAAGRTRVLEKFSSKAFTEKLYQYVHSLAQQNKAPLCGIAL